The Bryobacteraceae bacterium genome includes a window with the following:
- a CDS encoding zinc ribbon domain-containing protein has protein sequence MPMYEYRCEECGAKYEQLRRMSEADTNLECPACGSLNVRREVSACAIGGSASSSNSGGGCVPRGGFS, from the coding sequence ATGCCGATGTACGAATACCGCTGCGAGGAGTGCGGCGCCAAGTATGAACAGCTCCGCCGCATGAGCGAAGCGGATACGAACCTGGAATGCCCCGCCTGCGGAAGCCTCAACGTGCGGCGCGAAGTCTCCGCCTGCGCCATCGGCGGCTCGGCGTCCAGTTCGAATTCCGGCGGCGGCTGCGTCCCGCGCGGCGGCTTCTCCTGA
- a CDS encoding UDP-phosphate galactose phosphotransferase — protein MTNLFRRRRACYAPDWHVFTRQQEKLRPFLILADPLLAWAGFGLAYVTRQNLPLEREFFLTGSVRALLLMAGMAAWVLAGLWIRAYDEILAARPLRIFARAFQQSAIAATALVVVEYTQRLDLSRPFLGLWAAFTFLLLCAGRLAMRAGYRRWAGAAAARRYVYIAGTTDTALRLARLVEQSGRYGLELAGFLASEPGEVRLSRSYPVHAFSELPRLLETRVVDDLLFAVDSRQLVELEDLLLLCEEEGVRTRFHVGFLPHLHSRVDLEYLAGEPLLTFSGAPHDEFRLLVKRALDIALSATALIVLLPAMLLIAALIRLTSPGPALFRQERCGLNGRRFTLYKFRTMVADAEARKAEVAHLNVKKTAFKIPNDPRVTPLGRWLRKFSLDELPQLWNVLKGEMSLVGPRPPVPEEVEKYERWQRRRLRMRPGLTCLWTLAGRDEVDFDEWMRLDLEYIDRWSLLLDAEILLRTIPHVVFGRGAH, from the coding sequence GTGACGAATCTGTTCCGGCGCCGCCGCGCGTGCTATGCTCCAGACTGGCACGTGTTCACACGGCAGCAGGAAAAACTCAGGCCTTTCCTGATACTTGCGGATCCGTTGCTGGCGTGGGCCGGTTTCGGGCTGGCCTATGTGACCCGGCAGAATCTGCCGCTGGAGCGCGAATTTTTTCTCACCGGATCGGTCCGGGCTCTGCTTCTGATGGCGGGCATGGCCGCCTGGGTGCTCGCGGGGCTGTGGATTCGCGCCTACGACGAGATTCTGGCTGCGCGGCCGCTGCGGATCTTCGCCCGGGCGTTTCAGCAGTCGGCGATCGCGGCGACTGCGCTGGTGGTGGTGGAGTACACGCAGCGGCTGGATCTGAGCCGTCCGTTCCTGGGGCTGTGGGCGGCATTCACCTTCCTGCTGCTGTGCGCGGGGCGGCTGGCGATGCGCGCGGGGTACCGGCGCTGGGCGGGCGCCGCCGCGGCGAGGCGCTATGTCTACATTGCCGGAACGACGGATACGGCGCTGCGGCTGGCGCGGCTGGTCGAGCAGAGCGGGCGCTACGGGCTGGAGCTGGCGGGGTTCCTCGCCAGCGAGCCGGGCGAGGTGCGGCTCTCGCGCAGCTATCCGGTGCATGCATTTTCGGAGCTGCCGCGGCTTCTGGAGACGCGCGTGGTGGACGATCTGCTGTTTGCAGTGGACTCGCGGCAGCTGGTGGAGCTGGAGGACCTTCTGCTGCTGTGCGAGGAAGAGGGCGTGCGGACGCGGTTCCACGTCGGCTTTCTGCCGCACCTGCACAGCCGCGTAGACCTGGAGTATCTGGCGGGCGAGCCGCTGCTGACGTTTTCCGGCGCGCCGCATGACGAGTTCCGGCTGCTGGTGAAAAGGGCGCTGGACATCGCGCTTTCAGCCACGGCGCTGATCGTGCTGTTGCCCGCAATGCTGCTGATTGCGGCGCTGATCCGGCTGACGAGCCCGGGGCCGGCGCTGTTCCGGCAGGAGAGGTGCGGGCTGAACGGGCGGCGGTTCACGCTCTACAAGTTCCGCACGATGGTGGCGGACGCCGAGGCGCGCAAGGCGGAAGTGGCGCACCTGAACGTGAAGAAGACGGCCTTCAAGATCCCTAACGACCCGCGCGTCACGCCGCTGGGCCGGTGGCTGCGGAAGTTCTCGCTGGACGAGCTGCCGCAGCTGTGGAACGTGCTGAAGGGCGAGATGTCGCTGGTGGGGCCGCGGCCGCCGGTACCGGAGGAAGTGGAGAAGTACGAGCGATGGCAGCGGCGGCGGCTCCGCATGCGCCCGGGACTGACCTGTCTGTGGACGCTTGCCGGCCGCGACGAAGTGGATTTCGACGAATGGATGAGGCTGGATCTCGAGTACATCGACCGCTGGAGCCTGCTGCTGGACGCGGAGATTCTGCTGAGGACGATTCCGCACGTGGTTTTCGGGCGGGGCGCGCACTAA
- the ywlC gene encoding threonylcarbamoyl-AMP synthase — translation MIHPQLDQAAALIRAGRLVAFPTETVYGLGANALDEAAVRRIFEVKGRPPSSPVIVHVASIDMARNLALEWPDAARKLAERFWPGPLTLVVPKRPSIPPIVSAGLPTVGLRMPAHPLALALIEASGCPIAAPSANRFTELSPTTSEHVRKSLGDAVDLVLDGGSTPVGIESTVVSLAADPPLLLRPGMITRAELESVIGPVALRMAAGVDEAHPAPGMHPRHYSPRTPLLLVRHGELPSEGRGVYLRHGESMPASPRDYAAALYATLHRCDEQGYDWIAVEEPPDEPAWDAIRDRLRRAASRP, via the coding sequence ATGATCCATCCGCAACTCGATCAGGCAGCCGCTCTCATCCGCGCCGGCCGCCTGGTCGCGTTTCCCACAGAAACCGTCTACGGCCTCGGCGCCAACGCCCTCGACGAGGCGGCCGTACGCCGCATCTTCGAAGTCAAGGGCCGCCCGCCCTCAAGCCCCGTCATCGTCCATGTCGCCTCCATCGACATGGCGCGGAACCTCGCCCTCGAGTGGCCCGATGCGGCCCGGAAGCTCGCGGAGCGGTTCTGGCCAGGCCCCCTCACGCTCGTCGTTCCCAAGCGGCCGTCGATCCCCCCCATCGTCTCCGCCGGCCTGCCCACGGTCGGCCTGCGCATGCCCGCCCATCCGCTCGCTCTCGCGTTGATTGAAGCCAGCGGCTGCCCCATCGCCGCCCCCAGCGCCAACCGCTTCACTGAACTCTCCCCCACCACGTCGGAACACGTCCGCAAATCGCTCGGCGATGCTGTCGACCTCGTGCTCGATGGCGGCTCGACGCCCGTCGGCATCGAGTCCACCGTCGTCTCGCTGGCCGCGGATCCTCCGCTGCTGCTGCGCCCCGGCATGATCACCCGCGCGGAGCTCGAGTCCGTCATCGGTCCCGTGGCCCTGCGCATGGCGGCTGGCGTGGATGAAGCCCACCCTGCGCCCGGCATGCACCCGCGCCATTACAGTCCGCGCACCCCACTCCTGCTGGTCCGCCACGGCGAGCTGCCCTCCGAAGGCCGCGGCGTCTATCTCCGCCACGGCGAATCGATGCCCGCTTCGCCCCGCGACTACGCCGCCGCCCTCTACGCCACCCTCCACCGCTGCGACGAGCAGGGCTATGATTGGATCGCTGTGGAGGAGCCGCCGGACGAGCCCGCCTGGGACGCCATCCGCGACCGCCTCCGCCGCGCCGCCTCACGCCCATGA
- the exuT gene encoding hexuronate transporter produces MNNYLDRIILGILSPVIIEDLHFTKLEYGYVNAAFQAAYAGGFLLMGWWIDRVGTRKGYAGAITLWSVAAGLHALSTSWLQLGFWRALLGLGESGNFPAAIKAVTEWFPKRDRAFATGIFNASTNVAVMVGPPLFVWMNSHLGWRTCFLITAASGSICLALWWFFYRQPRQHRWVNEAELAIIESDPEEKTEARVSWAQALRIRQTYGFALAKFFSDPVWWFYLVWLTLYFKEARGLSLEQIGWALPVIYLMADFGSVFGGWFSGFLIRRGWPNGKARKLVMGVFALCMPIAATSVIMPKTWMAIALISLATAAHQGWSANLYTTVSDVFPKSAVASVTGLGGFLGGVGGIIFTALVPGFVIQHFGYAPVFVIMGSFHLIGWMCVHIFLGDMRKLADEAVR; encoded by the coding sequence ATGAACAACTACCTCGACCGCATCATCCTGGGCATCCTCAGCCCGGTGATCATCGAGGATCTCCACTTCACCAAGCTTGAGTATGGCTACGTCAACGCGGCGTTTCAAGCCGCCTACGCCGGCGGCTTCCTCCTGATGGGCTGGTGGATCGACCGCGTCGGCACCCGCAAAGGCTACGCCGGCGCCATCACTCTCTGGAGCGTCGCCGCCGGATTGCACGCCCTCAGCACCAGCTGGCTTCAGCTCGGCTTCTGGCGCGCCCTGCTCGGTCTCGGCGAAAGCGGCAACTTCCCGGCTGCCATCAAGGCAGTCACCGAATGGTTCCCCAAGCGCGACCGCGCCTTCGCCACCGGCATCTTCAACGCCAGCACCAACGTCGCCGTCATGGTCGGTCCGCCCCTCTTCGTCTGGATGAACTCCCACCTCGGCTGGCGCACCTGCTTCCTCATCACCGCCGCCAGCGGCTCCATCTGCCTCGCCCTCTGGTGGTTCTTCTACCGCCAGCCCCGCCAGCACCGCTGGGTCAACGAAGCCGAGCTCGCCATCATCGAAAGCGATCCGGAAGAGAAAACCGAGGCGCGCGTCTCCTGGGCGCAGGCGCTGCGGATCCGCCAGACCTACGGCTTCGCCCTCGCCAAATTCTTCTCCGATCCTGTCTGGTGGTTCTACCTTGTCTGGCTGACGCTCTATTTCAAGGAAGCCCGCGGCCTGAGCCTCGAGCAGATCGGCTGGGCGCTGCCGGTCATCTACCTCATGGCCGACTTCGGCAGCGTCTTCGGCGGCTGGTTCAGCGGCTTTCTCATCCGCCGCGGCTGGCCCAACGGCAAAGCCCGCAAGCTCGTCATGGGCGTCTTCGCCCTGTGCATGCCCATCGCCGCCACCTCCGTCATCATGCCGAAAACCTGGATGGCCATCGCGCTCATTTCTCTGGCCACTGCCGCCCATCAGGGCTGGTCCGCCAACCTCTACACCACGGTCTCCGACGTCTTTCCGAAATCCGCCGTCGCCTCCGTCACCGGACTCGGCGGCTTCCTTGGCGGCGTCGGCGGCATCATCTTCACCGCCCTCGTCCCCGGCTTCGTCATCCAGCACTTCGGCTACGCTCCGGTCTTTGTCATCATGGGCAGCTTCCACCTGATCGGCTGGATGTGCGTCCACATCTTCCTTGGCGACATGCGGAAGCTCGCCGATGAAGCCGTCCGCTAG